Proteins encoded by one window of Corythoichthys intestinalis isolate RoL2023-P3 chromosome 20, ASM3026506v1, whole genome shotgun sequence:
- the ercc3 gene encoding general transcription and DNA repair factor IIH helicase subunit XPB, producing MGKREKGDREKKSKKRFYEEDEDEEEVVGGKSQEAIPAAAGKQVDESSTKLDEYGAKDYRIQMLLKNDHSSRPLWVAPDGHIFLEAFSPVYKYAQDFLVAIAEPVCRPNHIHEYKLTAYSLYAAVSVGLQTSDIVEYLQKLSKTSVPDGIVQFIKLCTVSYGKVKLVLKHNRYFVESTFPDVIQRLLQDEKIRICRLNAADGTDGGLITEVIHSKSAISKTVDDKRGASTSQQPTDGQPVNQQVPEDIFSYYEQMDKEEEEEEETQTVSFEIQQEMIEALQKRCIELEYPLLAEYDFRNDTVNPDINIDLKPTAVLRPYQEKSLRKMFGNGRARSGVIVLPCGAGKSLVGVTAACTVRKRCLVLGNSSVSVEQWKAQFKMWSTIDDSQICRFTSDAKDKPIGCSVAISTYSMLGHTTKRSWEAERVMEWMKSQEWGLIILDEVHTIPAKMFRSVLTIVQAHCKLGLTATLVREDDKIVDLNFLIGPKLYEANWMELQSNGYIAKVQCAEVWCPMSPEFYREYVAIKTKKRILLYTMNPNKFRACQFLIRFHERRNDKIIVFADNVFALKEYAIRLNKPYIYGPTSQGERMQILQNFKHNPKINTIFISKVGDTSFDLPEANVLIQISSHGGSRRQEAQRLGRVLRAKKGMVAEEYNAFFYSLVSQDTQEMAYSTKRQRFLVDQGYSFKVITQLAGMEEEELMFSTREEQQQLLQKVLAASDLDAEEEMVAGEVGTKPQFSRRTGTMSSMSGADDTVYMEYQSKSKASSLGKGIHPLFKRFRK from the exons ATGGGGAAAAGGGAGAAAGGGGATAGAG AGAAGAAGTCCAAAAAGCGTTTCTATGAGGAGGATGAAGATGAAGAAGAGGTAGTAGGTGGCAAGTCGCAGGAGGCCATACCTGCTGCTGCGGGGAAGCAAGTGGATGAATCCAGCACAAAGCTGGATGAATATGGGGCCAAAGACTATCGAATTCAGATGCTTCTGAAGAACGATCACTCCTCACGACCTCTCTGGGTG GCTCCTGATGGACACATTTTCCTAGAAGCGTTTTCACCAGTGTATAAGTATGCTCAGGATTTCTTGGTGGCCATAGCGGAGCCAGTGTGCAGGCCCAACCACATCCACGAGTACAAGCTCACGGCATATTCACTATATGCTGCTGTCAGTGTGGGGCTGCAGACTTCTGACATCGTGGAGTATCTTCAGAAACTCAGCAAGACCTCTGTGCCGGATGGAATTGTGCAATTTATCAAG CTCTGCACTGTGAGCTACGGCAAAGTCAAGCTGGTGCTGAAACATAATAG GTATTTTGTCGAGAGCACCTTTCCTGATGTGATTCAGCGTCTCCTGCAGGACGAAAAGATTCGAATTTGTCGCCTCAATGCTGCTGATGGCACAGACGGCGGGCTCATTACTGAGGTCATTCACAGCAAGTCAGCG atctCCAAGACCGTCGACGACAAACGAGGTGCTTCTACCTCACAGCAGCCTACGGATGGACAACCTGTAAACCAACAGGTACCTGAAGACATCTTTAGCTACTATGAGCAGATGGataaggaggaagaggaggaggaagagactCAGACAGTGTCTTTTGAGATTCAACAG GAAATGATTGAAGCACTACAAAAGCGCTGCATTGAGCTGGAATACCCGCTCCTTGCAGAGTATGACTTTAGGAATGATACCGTCAACCCAGATATCAACATAGACTTGAAACCGACTGCTGTACTGCGACCCTACCAGGAAAAAAGTCTTCGTAAAATGTTTGGCAACGGACGCGCCCGCTCTGGAGTCATTGTGCTGCCCTGTG GAGCTGGCAAGTCTCTAGTGGGCGTGACCGCAGCGTGCACGGTACGCAAACGTTGCCTGGTGTTGGGTAACTCCTCTGtgtccgtggaacagtggaaggCCCAGTTCAAGATGTGGTCCACTATCGATGACTCTCAAATCTGCCGCTTCACCTCCGATGCCAAGGACAAGCCCATTGGTTGCTCGGTGGCTATCAGCACCTACTCAATGCTGGGACACACCACTAAGCGCTCCTGGGAAGCCGAGAGGGTCATGGAGTGGATGAAAAGCCAAGAATGGGGTCTCATTATTCTTGACGAGGTGCACACTATTCCAG CCAAAATGTTCCGAAGTGTCTTGACCATCGTTCAGGCACACTGCAAACTGGGCCTGACTGCTACTTTAGTTAGGGAGGATGATAAGATTGTGGACCTCAACTTTCTTATCGGGCCAAAGCTTTATGAAGCCAACTGGATGGAGTTGCAAAGCAATGGCTACATAGCCAAAGTCCAGTGCGCAGAG GTGTGGTGCCCAATGTCTCCAGAGTTCTACAGAGAGTATGTGGCCATCAAAACTAAGAAGCGAATCTTGCTTTACACCATGAATCCCAATAAGTTCAGGGCTTGCCAGTTCCTCATTCGCTTTCACGAGCGGCGTAACGACAAGATCATCGTCTTTGCTGATAACGTTTTTGCCTTGAAAGAATATGCAATTCGGCTTAACAA GCCATACATTTATGGCCCAACTTCTCAAGGGGAACGTATGCAGATCTTGCAGAACTTCAAGCACAATCCCAAGATCAACACCATTTTCATTTCTAAG GTTGGGGACACCTCATTTGACTTACCAGAAGCCAATGTTCTGATCCAAATCTCTTCTCATGGTGGGTCAAGACGGCAGGAAGCTCAGCGTCTTGGTCGAGTGTTAAGAGCTAAGAAAG GAATGGTTGCAGAGGAATACAATGCTTTCTTTTATTCGCTGGTGTCTCAGGATACTCAGGAGATGGCGTATTCCACCAAGAGACAACGCTTTTTAGTGGACCAGGGCTACAGCTTTAAG GTGATCACACAGTTGGCAGGAATGGAGGAAGAAGAGTTGATGTTCTCCACCAGAGAGGAGCAACAACAGCTCCTGCAAAAGGTTTTGGCTGCATCCGATTTGGATGCTGAGGAGGAAATGGTGGCAGGGGAGGTGGGAACAAAGCCACAG TTTTCACGGCGAACGGGAACCATGAGCTCCATGTCTGGTGCAGATGACACAGTCTATATGGAATATCAAAGCAAAAGCAAAGCGTCATCGCTCGGCAAAGGCATCCATCCGCTTTTCAAGCGCTTTAGGAAGTGA
- the nsmce4a gene encoding non-structural maintenance of chromosomes element 4 homolog A, producing MEQQREMKMGKVRGRSQNRQATQQDDIVSSQENGEQQSGVEGFNFGSINQEGYTDISQRRETRNKYRNLIDVVQRNREELMTASNTQLFEVLKEADELLDNVNKTSEAVLDSKVVFVATQLNEAKVDQLQQQEDTFDVFPYVDHLLSFMGLNRLESEEAENSENGVDDYLTSDAWERLARRAEDCFSTAPSYHYMLGSFHAEPPTPKQRVERQRKLPSKEAKRIMPTLLKKVEENEQEATEKEVDRILSILNNCHLANPSSKIPYYQFVIDPDSFSRTIENIFNTSFLIRDGSAKIHLDKYKVPYIAPVDEPVIDATEIQNRNASIVSMSQKFWRETIEVMDIKNAMIPPLTTASQQYN from the exons ATGGAACAACAGCGGGAAATGAA GATGGGGAAAGTCAGAGGCCGGTCCCAAAACAGGCAAGCAACCCAGCAGGACGACATTGTATCAAGCCAGGAGAATGGAGAGCAACAATCAGGAGTTGAAGGGTTCAACTTTGGCTCGATAAACCAGGAAGGATATACCGACATTAGCCAGAGAAGGGAAACGAGGAACAAGTACAGAAATCTCATCGATGTAGTCCAGC gAAATAGAGAAGAGTTGATGACTGCTTCCAACACTCAACTCTTTGAGGTTTTGAAAGAGGCAGACGAACTTTTGGATAATG TGAACAAGACGAGCGAAGCAGTGCTGGATTCCAAAGTGGTATTTGTAGCCACACAGCTCAATGAGGCGAAGGTCGACCAGTTGCAACAGCAGGAAGACACCTTTGACGTCTTCCCTTATGTTGATCACCTG CTTTCTTTCATGGGTCTCAATCGGCTAGAAAGTGAAGAGGCAGAGAATAGTGAAAACGGAGTCGATGATTACCTGACCAGCGACGCCTGGGAAAGACTGGCCCGGAGAGCTGaggactgttttagcacagcacCCAGCTACCACTACAT GTTAGGGTCCTTCCATGCCGAGCCACCCACTCCAAAGCAAAGAGTAGAACGACAAAGGAAACTCCCAAGCAAGGAAGCAAAAAGGATCATGCCAACTCTG CTGAAAAAGGTTGaagaaaatgaacaggaagccaCAGAGAAAGAAGTGGATAGGATCTTGTCCATTCTAAACAACTGTCATCTAGCCAACC CGTCGTCAAAGATTCCATATTACCAGTTTGTCATTGATCCCGACTCCTTTTCCCGCACAATAGAGAACATTTTCAACACGTCATTTCTCATACGG GATGGATCGGCAAAAATACACCTGGATAAATATAAGGTTccttatatag ctCCTGTGGACGAGCCGGTAATAGATGCGACAGAAATACAAAACCGCAATGCAAGCATTGTTTCAATGAGCCAAAAGTTCTGGAGG GAGACCATAGAAGTGATGGACATCAAGAATGCAATGATTCCTCCTCTAACCACAGCCAGTCAACAGTACAACTAG